One genomic segment of Sminthopsis crassicaudata isolate SCR6 chromosome 4, ASM4859323v1, whole genome shotgun sequence includes these proteins:
- the LOC141540386 gene encoding uncharacterized protein LOC141540386: protein MTSGFQGPVTFRDVAVEFTREEWRRLEPAQRALYRDVMLETFQNLLSVGAPVSNLDVLFLLERKAAARRPKEGGPMSLCPDFWSQETKFKLQNSSLTQHNCLETSSKKKVPEHQQGQSRRREAKERGVHFVKKKSTLMSRSRTITRRKAFKRAVPLCSTLGRNLNLGLGFHALWRGVMRENLHKLRKNFRDFPNSLEYKKSFLGKIFATSSTYRKPFCYHSDLVKFHRVRFGEKLQEASECGNTFGRRSKLTGQLRICMGKKYKCNNYGKAVLGSLTKQKGVNIQIKPFKSNERGKSLRHRGRLLSHQRTHTVEKPFECSECRESFSQKADLLRHQGTHTAGKLFECNECERGFNRKENLLAHQRTHSGVKPFECSECGKGFSRKGNLISHQRTHTRDKPFACDECGKGFSWKANLVTHQRIHTGAKPFECKKCGKAFSQRGRFIDHQRIHTGEKPFECNECGKDFTRRENLVSHQRTHTRVKPFVCPECGVDFSWRSGLITHQRTHTGVKPFECAECGKGFRQRGHLVTHQRTHSEVKPYGCTECGKAFRDKGHLLKHQVTHTGTKPFACSECGKAFSYRSYLADHQRIHTGEKPFECEECGKCFNRKGNLIYHQRIHTGEKPFDCSECGKSFITKRTLTGHQRTHTGVKPFECSECGKSFSKKQSLIKHQKKHPGVKAF from the exons GGGCCGGTGACCTTCCGGGACGTGGCCGTGGAGTTCACCCGGGAGGAGTGGAGGCGCCTGGAGCCGGCCCAGAGGGCCCTGTACCGGGACGTGATGCTGGAGACCTTCCAGAACCTGCTCTCTGTGG GGGCCCCGGTCTCCAATCTGGATGTTCTCTTCTTGTTGGAGAGAAAAGCGGCCGCTCGGAGGCCCAAAGAAGGAGGCCCCATGAGCCTCTGTCCAG atttttggagtcaggagaccaaATTTAAGCTGCAGAACTCAAGTCTGACACAGCATAATTGCCTAGAAACGTCATCCAAGAAAAAAGTGCCAGAACACCAGCAAGGGCAGTCCAGGAGGAGAGAAGCCAAGGAACGTGGTGTTCATTTTGTAAAAAAGAAGAGCACCCTGATGAGTCGGTCCAGAACCATCACTCGGAGGAAAGCTTTTAAGAGGGCTGTGCCTCTTTGTAGTACTTTGGGGAGAAATCTGAATTTGGGTCTGGGTTTTCATGCCTTATGGAGAGGAGTTATGAGAGAAAACCTCCATAAACTTAGAAAAAACTTTAGGGATTTTCCAAACTCACTCGAATATAAGAAATCCTTCTTAGGGAAGATCTTTGCTACCTCTAGCACATACAGGAAGCCCTTTTGTTACCACTCAGACCTAGTTAAATTTCACAGGGTGCGTTTTGGGGAAAAGTTACAAGAAGCCAGTGAATGTGGAAACACTTTTGGCAGAAGATCAAAACTCACTGGACAGCTAAGAATTTgtatgggaaaaaaatataaatgtaataattatGGGAAAGCCGTCTTGGGAAGCTTGACTAAACAGAAGGGAGTTAATATTCAGATTAAGCCTTTTAAAAGTAATGAGCGGGGGAAATCCTTGAGGCACAGAGGACGTCTTCTTAGCCATCAGAGAACTCATACGGTGGAAAAACCATTTGAATGTAGCGAATGCAGAGAAAGCTTCAGCCAAAAAGCAGACCTCCTTCGACATCAGGGCACTCACACGGCAGGAAAGctttttgaatgtaatgaatgtgagaGGGGCTTTAATCGGAAGGAAAATCTTCTTGCCCATCAGAGAACTCACAGTGGAGTAAAGCCCTTTGAATGCAGCGAGTGCGGAAAAGGCTTCAGCCGGAAGGGGAACCTCATCTcccatcagagaactcacacccGAGACAAACCCTTTGCGTGTGATGAATGTGGCAAAGGTTTTAGCTGGAAGGCGAACCTCGTCACCcaccagagaatccacactggagccAAGCCCTTCGAGTGTAAGaagtgtgggaaagccttcagccaGAGGGGCCGCTTTATTGACcaccagagaatccacactggggaaaagcCCTTTGAGTGCAACGAGTGTGGGAAAGATTTCACCCGGAGGGAAAACCTTGTTTCCCACCAGAGAACTCACACGAGGGTGAAGCCCTTTGTGTGCCCCGAGTGTGGGGTGGACTTCAGTTGGCGCTCAGGCCTGATCACCCACCAGAGGACCCACACGGGCGTGAAGCCCTTTGAGTGCGCCGAGTGTGGGAAGGGCTTCCGGCAGAGGGGCCACCTGGTCACCCACCAGAGAACTCACTCCGAGGTGAAGCCCTACGGGTGCACCGAATGCGGGAAGGCCTTCCGAGACAAGGGGCACCTCCTCAAACACCAGGTCACCCACACCGGGACAAAGCCCTTTGCCTGCAGCGAGTGTGGGAAGGCCTTCAGCTACCGGAGCTACCTGGCCGATCACCAGAGGATTCACAccggagagaaaccctttgagtGTGAGgaatgtggaaagtgttttaacCGCAAGGGAAATCTCATTTATCACCAgaggattcacact